From a single Phalacrocorax aristotelis chromosome 1, bGulAri2.1, whole genome shotgun sequence genomic region:
- the CHST10 gene encoding carbohydrate sulfotransferase 10, with the protein MHHQWLLLAACFWVIFMFMVASKFITLTFKDPDGYGAKQEPLILTAVTEVEEVHVPEEKHWPEEFQPTGKTFSGNLIRQPLVHMERLELLRNVCRDTALKNLSHTAVSKFVLDRIFVCDKHKILFCQTPKVGNTQWKKVLIVLNGAFSSIEEIPENIVHDHEKNGLPRLSSFSDSEIKKRLNLYFKFFIVRDPFERLISAFKDKFVHNPRFEPWYRHEIAPGIIRKYRKNRTETKGLQFEDFVRYLGDPNHRWLDVQFGDHIIHWVTYVELCAPCEITYSVIGHHETLEDDAPYILKAAGIDHLVSYPTIPPGITVYNKTKVERYFSGISKRDIRRLYARFEGDFKLFGYREPDFLLN; encoded by the exons ATGCACCACCAGTGGCTGCTGCTAGCTGCATGCTTTTGGGTGATATTCATGTTCATGGTTGCTAGCAAGTTTATCACATTGACTTTTAAAGACCCAGATG GGTACGGTGCCAAGCAAGAGCCATTGATACTGACAGCTGTGACAGAAGTGGAGGAGGTACATGTGCCAGAGGAAAAACATTGGCCTGAAGAATTCCAG CCAACTGGAAAAACTTTTTCTGGAAATCTGATCCGCCAACCCCTGGTTCATATGGAAAGACTTGAGCTTCTCAGGAATGTCTGCAGAGACACTGCATTGAAAAATCTCTCTCACACTGCAGTTTCCAAATTCGTCTTGGACCGAATATTTGTGTGTGACAAGCACAAGATCCTGTTTTGTCAGACGCCAAAAGTGGGCAACACTCAGTGGAAAAAAGTCTTGATCGTTTTAAATG GCGCATTTTCTTCCATAGAAGAGATCCCAGAAAATATTGTACATGATCATGAGAAGAATGGCCTTCCACGCTTGTCCTCCTTCAGTgactctgaaattaaaaaacg ACTGAATTTATACTTCAAGTTTTTTATTGTTAGAGATCCGTTTGAAAGacttatttctgcatttaagGACAAGTTTGTGCACAATCCTCGGTTTGAACCTTGGTACCGGCATGAAATTGCTCCTGGCATCATTCGTAAATATAGAAAGAATCGCACAGAGACCAAAGGGCTGCAGTTTGAGGATTTTGTGCGCTATCTGGGTGACCCTAACCACCGATGGCTGGATGTTCAGTTTGGTGACCACATCATTCATTGGGTAACGTATGTGGAACTTTGCGCCCCCTGTGAAATCACGTATAGTGTGATTGGACACCATGAAACCCTGGAGGACGATGCGCCGTATATCTTGAAAGCAGCTGGCATAGACCATCTGGTATCATACCCCACGATTCCGCCAGGCATAACAGtctacaacaaaacaaaagtagaGAGATATTTTTCAGGAATTAGCAAGAGAGACATAAGACGCCTCTACGCACGGTTTGAAGGTGATTTTAAACTCTTTGGTTATCGGGAGCCAGATTTCTTGCTTAACTGA